One window of the Shewanella cyperi genome contains the following:
- a CDS encoding sigma-54-dependent transcriptional regulator produces MAEASILLVEDDAALREALVDTLMLAHYDCQEVASAEEAILALKHRRFDMVISDVQMEGIGGMGLLGYLRQHHPKIPVLLMTAFATIGSAVSAIKLGAVDYLAKPFAPEVLLNQVSRYLPVAAAPDRPVVADDKSLALLSLAERVAKSDASVMILGPSGSGKEVLARYIHNNSPRAEGPFVAINCAAIPENMLEATLFGYEKGAFTGAFQACPGKFEQAQGGTLLLDEISEMDLALQAKLLRVLQEREVERLGSRKTIKLDVRVLATSNRDLKSMAEQGDFREDLYYRINVFPLTWPALNQRPADILPLARHLLARHWSRNGIGAAPELDDGACRRLLSYRWPGNVRELDNVIQRAIILCHDATVTAQDIILDAQEVAFTEHTGEGRCEPDGLGDELKAQEHVIILETLSQCKGSRKLVAERLGISARTLRYKMARMREMGIQLPA; encoded by the coding sequence ATGGCTGAAGCAAGCATATTGCTGGTGGAGGATGATGCCGCGCTGCGTGAGGCGCTGGTGGATACCCTGATGCTGGCTCACTACGATTGTCAGGAGGTTGCCAGTGCCGAGGAGGCCATTCTGGCGCTCAAGCATCGCCGTTTTGATATGGTGATCAGCGACGTACAAATGGAAGGCATAGGTGGCATGGGCCTGCTTGGCTATCTCAGGCAACATCATCCCAAGATTCCCGTGTTGCTGATGACCGCCTTTGCCACCATAGGCAGCGCTGTCAGCGCCATTAAACTGGGGGCGGTTGATTATTTGGCCAAACCCTTTGCTCCCGAGGTGCTGCTCAATCAGGTCAGCCGTTATCTGCCGGTGGCTGCCGCGCCCGACAGGCCGGTGGTGGCCGATGACAAGAGCTTGGCACTGCTGTCTCTGGCTGAGCGGGTGGCAAAGTCGGACGCTTCCGTAATGATCCTGGGCCCCAGCGGTTCGGGAAAGGAAGTGCTGGCGCGGTATATTCATAACAACAGTCCAAGGGCCGAGGGGCCATTTGTGGCCATCAACTGTGCCGCCATTCCGGAGAACATGCTGGAGGCGACCCTGTTCGGTTATGAGAAGGGCGCCTTCACCGGTGCTTTCCAGGCTTGCCCCGGCAAGTTTGAGCAGGCCCAAGGCGGCACCTTGCTGTTGGACGAGATCTCCGAGATGGATCTTGCGCTGCAGGCCAAGTTACTGAGGGTATTGCAGGAGCGTGAAGTTGAACGGCTCGGCAGTCGCAAAACCATCAAGCTGGATGTCAGGGTATTGGCAACCTCCAACAGAGATCTTAAGTCCATGGCCGAGCAGGGGGATTTTAGGGAAGATCTTTATTACAGGATCAATGTGTTCCCTCTGACCTGGCCGGCGCTGAACCAAAGACCTGCAGATATACTGCCGCTGGCCCGTCATCTTCTGGCCCGCCATTGGAGTCGCAATGGTATTGGCGCGGCTCCCGAACTGGACGACGGTGCCTGCCGTCGTTTGCTGTCCTACCGTTGGCCCGGCAACGTGCGGGAGTTGGATAATGTCATCCAGCGCGCCATCATTCTGTGCCACGATGCGACGGTGACGGCCCAGGACATTATTCTGGATGCCCAGGAAGTGGCCTTTACCGAACATACAGGGGAAGGGCGCTGTGAGCCGGATGGCCTGGGGGATGAACTCAAGGCCCAGGAGCACGTCATCATTCTTGAAACCCTGTCCCAATGTAAAGGCAGCCGCAAACTGGTGGCCGAGCGTCTGGGGATCAGTGCCCGCACGCTCAGGTACAAGATGGCCAGGATGCGTGAAATGGGCATTCAATTACCGGCCTGA
- a CDS encoding flagellin N-terminal helical domain-containing protein: protein MAITVNTNVTSMKAQKNLNASGSALATSMERLSSGMRINSAKDDAAGLAISNRLNSQVRGLEVGMRNANDAISVAQIAEGAMQEQTNMLQRMRDLSVQAVNGANSTSDRDALQAEIDQLALEITAISNTTAFGNTKLLSGGFSGKSFQVGHQGGENVSITITGTDATTLAVDALAVSTDTLAGSAIDKIDAALKTIDTQRASLGAVQNRLAHNISNSANTQANVADAKSRIVDVDFAKETSAMTKHQVLQQTGSAMLAQANQLPQVALSLL from the coding sequence ATGGCGATAACAGTCAACACCAATGTGACTTCAATGAAGGCACAAAAGAACCTTAATGCGTCGGGTAGCGCACTGGCGACATCTATGGAGCGTTTGTCCAGTGGTATGAGAATTAACAGCGCTAAAGATGATGCTGCGGGCTTGGCGATCTCCAATCGTCTTAACAGCCAGGTTCGGGGCCTGGAAGTGGGCATGCGTAATGCCAACGATGCCATCTCCGTAGCACAGATTGCAGAAGGCGCCATGCAGGAGCAGACAAACATGCTGCAACGCATGCGAGATTTGTCTGTGCAAGCTGTTAACGGCGCAAACTCTACCTCAGATCGTGATGCTCTGCAGGCTGAAATTGATCAACTGGCGCTGGAAATCACCGCGATCTCAAACACTACTGCTTTTGGCAATACCAAATTGCTTAGTGGTGGATTCTCTGGTAAAAGCTTCCAGGTTGGGCATCAGGGCGGTGAAAATGTTTCAATTACAATAACAGGAACAGATGCTACAACTTTGGCAGTGGACGCTTTAGCTGTGTCAACTGATACGCTGGCAGGTTCCGCCATCGATAAGATTGATGCCGCACTTAAAACGATAGATACCCAACGTGCTTCCCTGGGCGCAGTGCAGAATCGTTTGGCGCACAACATCAGCAACAGTGCCAATACTCAGGCCAACGTGGCGGATGCAAAAAGTCGTATTGTGGATGTCGATTTTGCCAAGGAAACTTCGGCCATGACTAAGCACCAAGTATTGCAACAGACAGGTTCTGCCATGTTGGCGCAGGCCAATCAGTTGCCTCAGGTAGCGCTGTCATTACTGTAA
- a CDS encoding sensor histidine kinase gives MSAKPQAQLSEFPALNLSSLRGAKADAVAISMDEVLHAMPSGVVILDGNGVVRQANPMAAELLGMPLVAERWLSIINRAFAPREDDGHEVSLRNGRRVKLAITPLLQTQGQLIVLTDLTETRLLQKHVAHLQRLSALGKMVATLAHQIRTPLAAALLYASNLGSAKLTAESSSRFRQKLVDRLNELERQVNDMLLMAKGRHEAMGERTQLAPILATVMDNCAPLAQRSQAQLQLIDSSQGQILANANALGSAINNLLMNSLEAGASRIEVRAEDTEGKVLLTVTDNGKGLEPDLQQKVLEPFYTTKAQGTGLGLAVVQTVVRNHGGEFNMQCAPGQGCCVTLRFPLVAESIKEEVNHG, from the coding sequence ATGTCTGCCAAACCTCAGGCTCAGCTAAGCGAATTTCCGGCGCTGAATTTGTCTTCCCTCAGGGGAGCCAAAGCGGATGCCGTTGCCATTTCCATGGATGAAGTGCTGCATGCCATGCCATCGGGTGTGGTGATATTGGATGGCAATGGTGTAGTGCGACAGGCCAACCCCATGGCCGCCGAATTGCTGGGAATGCCTTTGGTTGCCGAACGCTGGCTCAGCATTATCAACCGGGCTTTTGCTCCCCGTGAGGATGATGGTCACGAAGTGTCCTTGCGCAATGGCCGCAGGGTCAAGTTGGCCATTACCCCTTTACTGCAAACCCAGGGGCAATTGATTGTACTGACGGATCTGACCGAGACCCGTTTGTTGCAAAAACACGTGGCACACCTGCAACGTTTGTCTGCCTTGGGAAAAATGGTAGCCACCCTGGCACACCAGATCCGTACCCCCCTGGCGGCGGCATTACTTTATGCGTCCAATCTTGGCAGTGCCAAGTTAACTGCCGAATCCTCATCCCGCTTTCGACAAAAATTGGTGGACAGGCTCAATGAGCTTGAGCGTCAGGTCAATGACATGCTGTTGATGGCCAAGGGGCGTCACGAAGCCATGGGTGAGCGTACCCAACTGGCACCCATACTGGCCACAGTGATGGATAACTGCGCTCCCCTGGCACAGCGCAGCCAAGCTCAATTGCAGCTTATCGATTCCAGTCAGGGACAAATCCTGGCCAATGCCAATGCCCTGGGGTCTGCGATAAATAATCTGTTGATGAATAGCCTTGAGGCAGGTGCTAGCCGGATAGAAGTAAGGGCCGAGGATACAGAGGGTAAGGTGCTGCTGACGGTCACGGATAACGGTAAAGGCCTTGAGCCAGATCTACAGCAAAAAGTGCTGGAACCTTTTTATACCACCAAAGCCCAGGGAACCGGGTTGGGATTGGCCGTGGTGCAGACTGTGGTTCGCAATCACGGCGGCGAGTTCAATATGCAATGTGCACCCGGGCAAGGATGCTGTGTGACATTGCGTTTTCCGCTGGTGGCCGAGTCCATCAAAGAGGAGGTCAACCATGGCTGA
- a CDS encoding sigma-54 dependent transcriptional regulator: MMQTDQRILLVGTQSERISRLSCILEFLGEQLELVSPVQLNEKVQNTRYRALIVETDAIPLDKLRPIAAQIPWQPILLLGPVDALGGSLIGQLEEPFNYPQLTEMLHFCQVYGQAKRTEVPTSGNQTKLFRSLVGRSEGIAQVRHLISQVAGSDATVLVLGQSGTGKEVVARNIHYLSDRRDGPFIPVNCGAIPPELLESELFGHEKGSFTGAISSRKGRFELAEGGTLFLDEIGDMPLQMQVKLLRVLQERVFERVGGSKPLQANVRVVAATHRNLEQMIENNEFREDLFYRLNVFPIEMPALADRSDDIPLLLQELVSRVFNEGRGKVRFTQRAIESLKEHDWSGNVRELSNLVERLTILYPGGLVDVNDLPMKYRHIDVPEYSVEVSEEMLERDALASIFSDDEPVEIPETRFPSELPPEGVNLKDLLAELEIDMIRQALEQQDNVVARAAEMLGIRRTTLVEKMRKYGMSKE, translated from the coding sequence ATGATGCAGACAGACCAACGAATTTTGCTTGTAGGAACCCAATCTGAGCGTATTAGTCGCCTTTCCTGCATTCTTGAGTTTTTAGGCGAGCAGCTGGAACTTGTGTCCCCTGTGCAGCTGAACGAAAAAGTACAAAATACCCGATACAGGGCCTTGATCGTTGAAACTGATGCTATCCCTTTGGATAAGCTGAGGCCCATTGCCGCCCAAATCCCCTGGCAACCCATACTCTTGTTGGGACCGGTCGATGCTTTGGGGGGGAGTCTTATCGGTCAGCTTGAAGAGCCTTTCAACTACCCTCAACTAACCGAGATGCTGCATTTTTGTCAGGTCTACGGTCAGGCAAAACGCACCGAAGTTCCCACCAGTGGTAACCAGACCAAGTTGTTCCGCAGCTTGGTGGGACGCAGCGAAGGCATTGCCCAGGTAAGACACCTGATAAGCCAGGTGGCGGGTTCAGATGCAACCGTTCTGGTGCTAGGTCAGTCAGGCACAGGCAAGGAAGTGGTGGCTCGTAATATTCATTATCTGTCTGATCGCCGCGATGGCCCCTTTATTCCTGTCAACTGTGGCGCTATCCCGCCCGAGTTGCTCGAAAGTGAGCTCTTTGGCCATGAAAAAGGCTCATTTACCGGCGCCATCAGCTCCCGCAAAGGTCGTTTCGAATTGGCCGAAGGCGGCACCTTGTTCCTCGACGAAATCGGTGACATGCCACTGCAGATGCAGGTCAAATTGCTCAGGGTGTTGCAGGAGCGCGTATTCGAACGTGTTGGTGGCAGCAAGCCCTTGCAAGCGAATGTGAGGGTGGTGGCCGCGACCCATAGAAATTTAGAACAGATGATAGAAAACAACGAGTTCCGTGAGGACCTCTTCTATCGTCTCAATGTTTTCCCCATTGAAATGCCGGCATTGGCCGATCGCAGCGACGATATTCCCTTGTTGCTGCAGGAGCTGGTCAGCAGGGTATTCAATGAAGGACGGGGCAAGGTGCGTTTCACCCAGAGAGCCATCGAATCCCTCAAGGAGCACGACTGGTCGGGCAACGTGCGTGAACTGTCGAATCTGGTGGAGCGTCTGACCATCCTTTACCCGGGCGGTTTGGTTGACGTCAACGATCTGCCCATGAAGTATCGCCATATCGACGTGCCTGAGTACAGTGTTGAAGTCAGTGAAGAAATGCTGGAGCGCGATGCGCTGGCATCCATCTTCAGTGATGATGAACCCGTCGAGATCCCTGAGACCCGTTTCCCCAGTGAACTGCCTCCGGAAGGGGTCAATCTGAAGGATTTGTTGGCTGAATTGGAAATCGACATGATCCGCCAGGCGCTGGAGCAACAGGATAACGTGGTGGCCCGCGCGGCTGAGATGCTGGGGATCCGCCGTACTACCCTGGTGGAAAAAATGCGCAAGTATGGCATGAGCAAGGAATAG
- a CDS encoding flagellin N-terminal helical domain-containing protein, with the protein MAITVNTNVTSLKAQKNLNASGSALATSMERLSSGMRINSAKDDAAGLAISNRLNSQVRGLEVGMRNANDAISVAQIAEGAMQEQTNMLQRMRDLSVQAVNGANSTSDRDALQAEIDQLALEITAISSTTAFGNTKLLDSSFNAKSFQVGHQGGETVSVTISATDATNLGVGALLVSSDTAASTSIVAIDAALKSIDTQRAKLGAIQNRLSHNISNSANTQANVADAKSRIVDVDFAKETSAMTKHQVLQQTGSAMLAQANQLPQVALSLL; encoded by the coding sequence ATGGCCATTACAGTCAACACCAACGTAACCTCTTTGAAGGCACAGAAGAATTTGAACGCATCAGGAAGTGCATTGGCGACCTCAATGGAGCGTTTGTCCAGCGGCATGAGGATTAACAGTGCCAAGGATGACGCCGCCGGATTGGCAATTTCAAACCGCTTGAACAGCCAGGTTCGCGGATTGGAAGTAGGTATGCGTAATGCTAATGATGCAATCTCCGTGGCGCAAATTGCCGAAGGTGCGATGCAGGAACAGACCAACATGCTGCAACGCATGCGTGATCTTTCGGTGCAAGCTGTAAACGGCGCAAACTCTACCTCTGATCGTGATGCCCTGCAGGCTGAAATCGACCAGCTGGCTCTGGAGATTACCGCAATTTCCTCCACTACAGCATTCGGCAATACAAAATTGCTGGACAGCAGCTTCAATGCAAAGAGCTTCCAAGTTGGCCATCAGGGAGGCGAGACTGTATCTGTGACCATTTCTGCCACAGACGCAACTAACCTGGGGGTTGGCGCTCTGTTGGTATCTTCTGATACAGCGGCTTCTACTTCAATTGTTGCAATTGATGCAGCCCTCAAGAGCATTGATACCCAACGCGCCAAGCTCGGCGCTATTCAAAATCGTCTCTCACACAACATCAGCAACAGCGCCAATACACAGGCCAACGTAGCAGATGCCAAGAGTCGTATCGTTGATGTGGACTTTGCAAAAGAAACATCAGCAATGACCAAGCATCAGGTGTTGCAACAAACTGGGTCCGCGATGTTGGCTCAGGCAAACCAGTTACCGCAAGTTGCATTGTCGCTGCTGTAA
- a CDS encoding flagellar protein FlaG, with protein MEMDISSVNSFIPATAKIETGKVVTVPGDSNSQTLRSEKSGSDEKVAPEKVSEQTAIESDQLEKVASDLNDMMSVMHKGLSFKVDEKSGQHVVSVMDIESGDLIRQIPTEEALELAEKLSVVAGLLMKTEA; from the coding sequence ATGGAAATGGATATCAGTAGTGTCAATTCATTTATACCTGCAACTGCTAAAATAGAGACAGGTAAAGTGGTTACGGTGCCTGGCGATAGCAATAGTCAAACTCTTCGATCAGAGAAGAGTGGGTCTGATGAAAAAGTTGCCCCTGAAAAGGTCTCTGAGCAGACAGCAATTGAATCTGACCAGCTTGAAAAAGTGGCATCAGATTTGAATGATATGATGTCTGTGATGCATAAAGGGCTTTCGTTTAAAGTTGATGAAAAGTCTGGTCAGCATGTAGTCAGTGTGATGGACATCGAATCAGGCGATCTGATCCGGCAAATCCCAACTGAAGAAGCGTTGGAATTGGCGGAGAAATTGTCTGTAGTAGCAGGCCTGTTAATGAAAACAGAAGCCTAA
- the fliS gene encoding flagellar export chaperone FliS: MRGSLQSYRKVSLESEIAVASPHRIIQMMFAGALERLAQSRYAIENNDIANKGIYIGKAIGIITGLSNSLNMEAGGQIATNLHDLYDFMLRRVSEANLNNDVQAIDDVMEILRTIKEGWDAIPQDKHHISSHSEAI, encoded by the coding sequence ATGAGAGGGTCACTGCAATCATATCGCAAAGTTTCGCTGGAAAGTGAAATTGCCGTTGCGTCCCCCCACAGGATTATTCAAATGATGTTTGCCGGGGCGCTGGAACGTTTGGCACAGAGCCGCTATGCGATTGAGAACAATGATATCGCCAATAAAGGGATATACATTGGCAAGGCGATTGGCATTATTACCGGACTCAGTAATAGCCTGAACATGGAGGCCGGCGGTCAAATTGCGACAAACCTGCATGATTTGTATGACTTCATGCTGCGCAGAGTATCCGAAGCCAATCTCAATAATGATGTGCAGGCCATTGATGATGTTATGGAAATACTGCGTACCATTAAGGAAGGCTGGGATGCTATTCCGCAGGATAAACATCACATTAGCTCACATTCTGAAGCGATTTGA
- a CDS encoding flagellin N-terminal helical domain-containing protein yields MAITVNTNVTSMKAQKNLNSSGSALATSMERLSSGMRINSAKDDAAGLAISNRLNSQVRGLEVGMRNANDAISVAQIAEGAMQEQTNMLQRMRDLSVQAVNGANSTSDRDALQAEIDQLALEITAIATTTAFGNTKLLDSSFNAKSFQVGHQGGETVSVTISGTDASSLTVNALALSTDSAAASSIDKIDAALNSIDTQRAKLGAVQNRLAHNISNSANTQANVADAKSRIVDVDFAKETSAMTKHQVLQQTGSAMLAQANQLPQVALSLL; encoded by the coding sequence ATGGCAATAACAGTCAATACCAACGTGACCTCCATGAAGGCACAAAAGAACCTTAATAGCTCAGGAAGCGCTTTGGCGACATCCATGGAGCGTTTGTCCAGTGGTATGAGGATTAATAGCGCTAAAGATGATGCTGCCGGCTTGGCAATCTCCAACCGCCTTAACAGCCAGGTTCGAGGATTGGAAGTCGGCATGCGTAATGCCAATGATGCAATCTCAGTTGCCCAAATTGCCGAAGGGGCCATGCAAGAACAGACTAACATGCTGCAACGTATGCGCGATCTGTCTGTTCAGGCCGTGAACGGTGCGAACTCAACTTCGGATCGTGATGCTCTGCAGGCGGAAATTGATCAGTTGGCGTTAGAAATTACAGCTATTGCCACCACCACTGCCTTCGGCAATACCAAACTGCTGGATAGCAGTTTTAATGCCAAAAGTTTTCAGGTAGGTCATCAGGGGGGGGAAACCGTATCTGTAACCATTTCAGGTACAGATGCATCTTCACTGACTGTAAATGCATTAGCTCTGTCAACAGATTCGGCTGCGGCAAGTTCCATTGATAAGATTGATGCTGCTCTTAATAGTATTGATACCCAAAGAGCAAAATTGGGTGCGGTGCAAAACCGCTTGGCACACAACATCAGCAATAGTGCTAATACTCAGGCCAACGTGGCGGATGCCAAGAGCCGTATTGTTGATGTGGATTTTGCCAAAGAAACTTCTGCAATGACCAAGCATCAGGTCTTACAACAAACAGGTTCGGCCATGTTGGCACAGGCCAATCAGTTGCCTCAAGTCGCATTGTCCTTACTATAA
- a CDS encoding flagellin N-terminal helical domain-containing protein — MAITVNTNVTAMKAQKNLNNSGSALATSMERLSSGMRINSAKDDAAGLAISNRLNSQVRGLEVGMRNANDGISVAQVAEGAMQEQTNMLQRMRDLAVQSVNGANSTSDREALQAEVDQLVQEIGAISNSTAFGNTKLLSGGFTGRNFQVGHQGGENISISISATDATTLGVDALALSTDATASSAIVAIDAALSSIDSQRARLGAIQNRMAHNISNSANTQANVADAKSRIVDVDFAKETSQMTKNQVLQQTGSAMLAQANQLPQVALSLLG, encoded by the coding sequence ATGGCTATTACAGTTAATACCAACGTTACTGCAATGAAGGCGCAAAAAAACCTGAACAATTCAGGTAGCGCCCTCGCAACTTCAATGGAACGCTTGTCTTCCGGTATGCGCATCAATAGTGCCAAGGATGACGCAGCTGGTCTGGCAATCTCTAACCGTCTTAACAGCCAAGTACGAGGCCTGGAAGTGGGCATGAGAAATGCCAACGACGGTATTTCGGTTGCACAGGTTGCTGAGGGGGCAATGCAGGAACAGACCAACATGCTGCAGCGTATGCGTGATTTGGCTGTGCAATCGGTTAACGGTGCTAACTCAACTTCAGATCGTGAAGCGTTGCAGGCTGAAGTTGATCAACTTGTGCAGGAAATAGGCGCCATATCCAACTCAACGGCCTTTGGTAATACTAAATTGCTGAGTGGCGGTTTTACCGGCAGAAACTTTCAGGTAGGTCATCAGGGTGGAGAGAACATATCCATCTCTATCTCTGCAACTGATGCTACTACTCTTGGGGTAGATGCTTTGGCATTATCAACGGATGCTACTGCTTCGAGTGCTATAGTTGCCATTGATGCAGCCTTGTCGAGTATTGATTCCCAACGTGCACGTTTGGGGGCAATCCAAAACCGCATGGCTCACAATATCAGTAACAGTGCTAATACCCAAGCCAACGTAGCAGATGCTAAGAGCCGTATTGTTGATGTGGACTTTGCTAAGGAAACATCTCAAATGACTAAGAATCAAGTATTGCAACAAACTGGTTCTGCCATGTTAGCCCAGGCAAATCAATTGCCTCAGGTTGCACTTTCACTGCTAGGCTAA
- the fliD gene encoding flagellar filament capping protein FliD encodes MALTATGIGSGLDISNIVQVLVDSEKVPKEAIFNKTEQTINAKVSAMGTLKSELSKFQDALKKLMSGDELNQRKISASDSTYLSAVADKTAQKASYDIKVESLARQHKVAGVNIADPNAVVGDGSLAFTVNGANFSVALDGTESLYQIASKINDDANNVGVTASVVTSDAGSRLVFSSDKSGTDNQISVVATDTSGTGLNDMFGVGNLSELQAADNAIIYIDGQKVTSQSNEIKSAITGVTLNLAAADVNKVTTLKIEQDNDAVKTNVQGFVDAYNTLIGAIDKVSSYDADKKTAAALQGDSLIRSLESQLRNMASERVTVGGKEVALYDIGIESDRYGKLSVNSSKLDAAIDGDMAKIEGLFSTPTTGLANRFNELAKSYVKSGGVIDSRNNAYTNDKKRLSDQREAFTLKMDQLRARLLKQFNAMDLIVAGLNQQSAGLSDRLNSLPGVVG; translated from the coding sequence ATGGCATTAACAGCAACGGGTATCGGATCTGGTTTGGATATTAGTAATATTGTCCAAGTGTTGGTCGATTCGGAAAAGGTGCCGAAGGAGGCCATATTCAATAAGACGGAACAGACGATCAATGCCAAAGTATCAGCGATGGGCACTCTCAAAAGTGAGTTGTCCAAGTTTCAAGATGCCTTGAAGAAACTCATGTCTGGTGATGAGCTTAATCAACGTAAGATCAGCGCTAGTGACAGTACATATTTGTCTGCAGTCGCTGATAAGACTGCTCAGAAAGCCAGTTACGACATTAAGGTTGAATCCTTGGCCAGGCAACACAAGGTGGCAGGTGTTAACATTGCCGATCCAAACGCAGTTGTTGGAGATGGAAGTTTGGCGTTCACAGTGAATGGCGCCAATTTTAGCGTAGCTCTTGATGGTACAGAATCACTCTATCAAATTGCCAGCAAAATCAATGACGATGCCAATAATGTCGGAGTTACAGCATCCGTTGTCACAAGTGATGCCGGCAGTCGTTTGGTTTTCAGTTCTGATAAGTCTGGAACTGACAATCAGATTAGTGTGGTTGCAACGGATACATCTGGAACCGGATTGAATGATATGTTCGGTGTTGGCAACTTGTCTGAACTGCAGGCTGCGGACAATGCCATAATTTACATAGATGGGCAAAAAGTAACGTCGCAAAGTAATGAAATCAAAAGTGCCATAACTGGGGTAACCTTGAATTTGGCGGCTGCAGATGTCAACAAAGTAACGACCCTCAAGATTGAGCAGGACAATGACGCGGTTAAAACAAATGTGCAAGGGTTTGTTGACGCTTATAACACTTTGATCGGAGCGATTGACAAAGTATCTTCATACGATGCGGATAAGAAGACTGCAGCAGCCTTGCAGGGGGACTCTCTGATACGCTCTTTAGAGTCACAATTGCGTAATATGGCCAGTGAGCGGGTTACTGTAGGCGGTAAAGAAGTGGCGTTGTACGATATAGGTATTGAATCCGACCGCTATGGTAAATTGTCAGTTAATAGTTCAAAGCTGGATGCAGCCATTGATGGTGATATGGCAAAGATAGAGGGCTTGTTTAGCACTCCAACTACGGGGTTGGCCAATCGCTTTAATGAATTGGCCAAGTCCTATGTTAAGTCTGGAGGTGTGATTGACAGCCGCAACAATGCATATACAAATGATAAAAAAAGACTGTCAGATCAACGAGAAGCTTTCACATTGAAGATGGACCAATTGCGTGCCAGACTTCTAAAGCAATTCAATGCAATGGATTTGATTGTGGCTGGTTTAAACCAACAAAGTGCTGGATTATCAGACAGGCTGAATTCACTACCCGGGGTTGTCGGGTAG
- a CDS encoding flagellin N-terminal helical domain-containing protein, with protein sequence MAITVNTNVTSMKAQKNLNSSGNALATSMERLSSGMRINSAKDDAAGLAISNRLNSQVRGLEVGMRNANDAISVAQIAEGAMQEQTNMLQRMRDLAAQSVNGANSSSDRDALQAEIDQLALEINAISNTTAFGNTKLLSGGFTGKSFQVGHQGGENVSISISATDATTLSVQSLDVTADSTASTAIGLIDTAIKNIDSQRAKLGATQNRLSHNISNSANTQANVADAKSRIVDVDFAKETSQMTKHQVLQQTGSAMLAQANQLPQVALSLL encoded by the coding sequence ATGGCGATTACAGTAAATACAAACGTGACCTCCATGAAGGCGCAAAAAAACCTGAATAGTTCCGGTAATGCACTGGCAACCTCAATGGAGCGACTGTCTAGTGGTATGCGTATCAACAGCGCCAAAGATGACGCTGCCGGTTTGGCTATCTCCAACCGATTGAATAGCCAAGTTCGCGGTCTTGAGGTTGGTATGCGTAACGCCAACGACGCTATCTCTGTAGCCCAAATCGCTGAAGGTGCAATGCAAGAGCAAACCAACATGTTGCAGCGTATGCGAGATTTGGCTGCACAGTCTGTTAACGGTGCCAACTCAAGCTCAGACAGGGATGCGTTGCAGGCGGAAATCGATCAATTGGCGCTGGAAATTAATGCCATTTCCAACACTACAGCCTTCGGCAACACTAAACTACTTAGCGGTGGTTTCACTGGAAAGAGCTTTCAAGTGGGGCATCAGGGCGGTGAAAATGTATCCATTAGTATTTCGGCTACCGATGCAACCACTTTGAGTGTGCAGAGTTTGGATGTAACGGCCGACTCTACCGCATCGACAGCCATCGGCCTTATTGATACCGCTATCAAGAATATAGACTCCCAACGTGCGAAACTGGGCGCAACTCAAAATCGCCTCAGCCATAACATTAGTAATAGCGCTAATACACAAGCAAACGTTGCTGATGCCAAGAGCCGTATAGTGGATGTGGACTTTGCGAAAGAAACGTCCCAAATGACCAAACATCAAGTGCTCCAACAAACCGGCTCGGCCATGTTAGCCCAAGCGAATCAGTTGCCACAAGTGGCCTTGTCCTTGCTCTAA